A section of the Zygosaccharomyces rouxii strain CBS732 chromosome B complete sequence genome encodes:
- the SEN1 gene encoding DNA/RNA helicase SEN1 (similar to uniprot|Q00416 Saccharomyces cerevisiae YLR430W SEN1 Nuclear protein putative helicase required for processing of tRNAs rRNAs and small nuclear RNAs potential Cdc28p substrate) produces MSSADSVMEQRYEVAKGFIPTIEKVYAGTNGDMPEANLLGELLKLLAELPGDFHLFCDPTFEPISVFCLTIFSFNEQGTVSWLKNKFNPTLASCDKCILNFTRGKCKMLQHFAVQRHVPHEHVSKFNDIVCLWRSESVFPVLHSISVNGNTEVNVTREIELALFECLCNPHILRLKNELRLTFNAIFTFMFHSELPFLDPYNPDFFKTFVAGIIFCWCEGTKDEIKWAKTVLNKLHRENYRIDLKNFGSDVLEEINIHLLFLQNPANWNEVVVSQFWSRLIPIFALFDKEIFTEFFEVPKNIDSLKKTVRFPIESIYKMWYNHLGKTYRDKPLEFLLRALCIFLEKLGASFWSKLEPFTFHSILDIVFDKDIFANKLVRVQNNPIPDDEVGIVLSFAGSITDMVSWTLPFYKALSTSKRIQMVKKVSMAFLRAISNHNSLKSIPKACLMNSSTALLRAVLTIRPDELAMLYERQDFEVVLYSKTDSRALLNNPLIQEIVLRSATNPMELYPDLGDSAVSVSTSAMMVLTKAINFDILMLCEATYKLYSGRQANDLNLTPALLNNLTSRLDLRSFHDGPLLAKQLLISFNHINGLLTVEKSKDTSTQRHNALIKQYYHHCTKIVEKFADILPNQLSKILAEEGPAQGFWSCIFSSNTELYQAATNILYDTFDVEGRFEGIHAILKNNLTNQLRAINLVLHQLIKCEFYEPCPRAIRVLMDVVSAFSDPVAGILANYQTLKNDKTDIELNKIWELTWSFLDTIYRCTLNWATKYEYSELENFTKDTLDLSRSLVDSYREFSDALGDSKIDLFESVVKAFKNMLYWLRLSDDALLDSCVRLIVSASDLASEKAINFDDSLVEMMAKYGAKAKKFSNKLSDQQSREILMKAETFNKPLTDRTVSEAEAYHKEKELAKLGRTTSPSPQPDVTTSATESKADFLQRKATSSSITGRPKAMQSKITSFGSFQPSTSTLLHQHKPIKPLSKMELARRQLMSNRVVHPPSSTVFNNRRTVAKANDESSSDESEGDIETARELFASAKSRGKGIQTVDMTGKVVTKTTTAEREKLDRENMRRRLNVDLNPFYESILQWDYCRSDEYPDDNIKDHCADLKDEFKSVSEYQKIVRPLLLLECWQGLCSARDRGDFRPFSIIVGNRTAVSDFYEVYASVSKKKLQESNITDSDLIVLAYFPNNVPGGGYKNEDFKHATDTCLAKVRTLKNTKGDNIDLTLRVHRNHKFAKFLTLRSEIHAVKIMQMTTVEREYTSLEALEYYDLVEQILRAKPTPQMDVSQAEIDLIKKKYNLNLSQAAAIVNTVLKEGFSLIQGPPGTGKTKTILGIVGYFLSTRSSLPSNAIKTPGADSSNMTTDQLLKKQKVLICAPSNAAVDEIVLRLKEGVCNKEGMLFKPNIVRVGRSDAVNAAIKDFTLEELVDKQVSQKNYEFSKNPELEKKFNEAVHKRRELRAKLDAENGTPTSTMSTEDIANLQLKIRELSRQLNELGRERDLMRERNSVNYRNRDLDRRNAQARTLAKSDIICSTLSGSAHDVLSSLGVKFDTVIIDEACQCTELSSIIPLRYGGRRCIMVGDPNQLPPTVLSGAASSFKYNQSLFVRMEKNITPYLLDVQYRMHSSISKFPSMEFYKSRLKDGPEVDTLNQRPWHELKYSRPYKFFDILTGREQQSAKTMSYVNLDEIKVAMELVEYLFHKFDKIDFTSKIGVISPYKEQASRMRREFLSRFGGTITREVDFNTIDGFQGQEKEIIIISCVRADDTKSSVGFLRDFRRMNVALTRAKTSMWILGHQKSLVKNKLWNRLITDAQQRGCMEVACPGFLNSRNHKAQETLEKYRARNDPSLLNDDYDPLANMKPESKTPSKRRSDNLDAHPRKMTFDEKKRKEEKATATSQTKKKKSSIFGAPSIANEVTSSGAYIKEKGKPETRKESLDPKKNRHVGFSDNLEIIPRGDDEDVGESPPAGKQKENKSGRSSPPLQKSDSDSDEEENDYTPRPPEDTVLPGAKKQRSDFEQSFYDDYQPPAPKEPIPLGSRGGIREYPENIPSTNGSNRPDRNSDQRPPHNGSVSENRAPLQGMASQGPQHMHKSPSPSSYNASRSNTAGSGRSGGRHQSSNPFIPKKKPHHR; encoded by the coding sequence ATGAGCTCTGCAGACTCCGTCATGGAGCAGAGATATGAAGTGGCTAAAGGGTTTATACCGACTATCGAGAAGGTTTATGCTGGAACCAATGGTGATATGCCTGAGGCTAACCTCTTAGGTGAACTTTTGAAGCTTTTGGCGGAATTACCAGGTGATTTTCACCTTTTCTGTGATCCTACATTTGAACCCATATCAGTATTTTGTCTAAccattttttcatttaatgAACAGGGTACTGTATCATGGCTtaaaaataaatttaatCCAACTTTGGCCAGTTGTGATAAGTGTATTTTAAATTTCACCAGAGGTAAATGTAAAATGCTACAACACTTTGCGGTACAAAGACATGTCCCACATGAACATGTATCGAAATTTAACGACATAGTCTGCCTTTGGAGATCTGAATCGGTTTTCCCAGTACTGCATAGCATTTCTGTCAATGGTAACACGGAGGTTAACGTTACTAGAGAGATTGAACTGGCGCTTTTTGAATGTCTTTGTAATCCTCATATATTGAGgttgaaaaatgaattaCGGTTAACGTTCAATGCAATCTTCACATTCATGTTTCATTCTGAACTACCATTCTTAGATCCCTACAACCcagatttcttcaagacTTTTGTAGCGGGAATTATCTTTTGTTGGTGTGAAGGAACtaaagatgaaatcaaATGGGCTAAAACTGTTTTAAACAAATTGCATAGGGAAAATTAtagaattgatttgaaaaattttggttctgatgtattggaagaaatcaatATTCATTTGCTCTTCCTACAGAATCCAGCTAACTGGAATGAAGTTGTCGTTTCACAATTTTGGTCAAGGCTTataccaatttttgcaCTTTTCGATAAGGAGATATTTACAGAATTCTTTGAAGTTCCTAAAAATATtgattctttaaagaaaacTGTTAGGTTCCCAATAGAATCTATCTATAAGATGTGGTACAATCATTTGGGGAAAACTTATCGTGATAAACctttagaatttttattAAGAGCCCTTTGCATATTCCTAGAGAAACTGGGAGCCTCATTTTGGTCCAAGTTGGAGCCATTTACATTTCATAGCATTTTGGACATTGTATTCGATAAAGACATTTTTGCCAATAAATTGGTTAGGGTACAGAACAATCCTATtcctgatgatgaagtgGGCATCGTTTTATCTTTTGCTGGATCTATTACCGACATGGTCTCTTGGACTCTGCCGTTCTATAAGGCGCTTTCTACTTCTAAGAGAATCCAGATGGTCAAAAAAGTGTCAATGGCATTTCTGCGAGCGATTTCAAACCATAACTCATTAAAATCTATTCCCAAGGCATGtttgatgaattcatcTACGGCATTACTAAGAGCAGTTTTAACTATCAGACCCGATGAATTAGCAATGCTTTATGAAAGACAAGATTTCGAAGTTGTTTTGTATTCAAAAACTGATTCTCGTGCTTTGTTGAATAATCCCTTAATTCAAGAAATCGTTCTTAGATCAGCAACTAACCCTATGGAACTTTATCCGGATTTGGGTGACTCTGCTGTTTCCGTTTCTACTTCTGCGATGATGGTTTTGACCAAGGcgataaattttgatattttaatGCTCTGTGAAGCAACTTATAAACTTTATTCTGGCCGACAAGCTAACgatttgaatttgacaCCAGCTTTATTGAATAATTTAACTTCTAGATTAGACCTACGATCTTTCCATGATGGTCCGCTTCTGGCGAAACAGCTGCTGATCTCATTCAACCATATCAATGGTCTTTTGACGGTCGAAAAATCCAAGGATACGTCAACACAAAGACATAACGCTCTCATTAAAcaatattatcatcattgCACCAAGATTGTGGAGAAATTTGCAGATATTTTACCAAATCAAttgtcaaaaattttagcAGAAGAGGGACCAGCTCAAGGGTTTTGGTCTTGTATTTTCTCCTCTAATACTGAACTTTACCAGGCAGCAACCAATATTCTATACGACACTTTTGACGTTGAAGGTAGATTCGAAGGTATTCATGCAATTCTGAAAAACAATTTAACCAATCAGTTACGTGCCATCAATCTAGTGTTACATCAGTTAATTAAATGTGAGTTTTATGAACCTTGTCCTAGGGCTATTAGAGTCTTAATGGATGTTGTAAGCGCTTTTAGCGATCCTGTGGCCGGTATACTTGCTAACTACCAAACTTTAAAGAATGATAAAACAGATATTGAGTTGAATAAGATTTGGGAACTAACGTGGTCATTTTTGGATACCATCTACCGTTGCACTTTGAATTGGGCAACCAAATATGAGTACTCAGAACTAGAAAACTTTACCAAGGACACACTTGACTTGAGCAGATCTTTAGTAGATTCTTACAGGGAGTTTTCAGATGCTTTAGGTGACTCCAAGATAGATTTATTTGAGAGTGTCGTGAAGGCATTCAAAAATATGCTTTATTGGTTGAGATTAAGTGATGATGCTTTATTGGATTCATGTGTCAGGTTAATTGTCAGTGCTTCTGACTTGGCCAGCGAAAAGGCCattaattttgatgattCCCTGGTAGAAATGATGGCCAAATACGGTGCTAAGGCTAAAAAGTTCTCTAATAAACTTTCTGATCAACAATCCAGAGagattttgatgaaagCTGAGACTTTCAACAAACCATTAACCGACAGAACGGTATCTGAAGCGGAAGCTTATCATAAGGAAAAAGAGCTTGCGAAATTGGGGAGAACTACCTCTCCAAGTCCACAACCAGATGTTACAACTTCGGCTACAGAATCGAAGGCAGACTTTTTGCAAAGAAAagcaacttcttcttcgataACGGGCCGTCCCAAGGCAATGCAATCGAAGATTACTTCCTTTGGTTCATTCCAGCCAAGTACTTCGACTTTATTGCATCAACATAAACCAATAAAACCATTGTCCAAAATGGAACTTGCTAGGCGGCAACTGATGAGCAACCGAGTGGTTCATCCTCCCAGTTCCACTGTGTTCAATAATAGGCGAACTGTTGCCAAGGCTAATGATGAGAGCAGCAGTGATGAGAGTGAAGGTGATATAGAGACAGCAAGGGAGCTATTCGCATCTGCCAAGTCAAGGGGTAAAGGAATTCAGACAGTTGATATGACTGGTAAAGTTGTCACCAAAACTACTACTGCTGAGCGTGAAAAGTTAGACCGGGAGAATATGAGAAGGAGATTGAACGTAGATCTCAATCCCTTCTATGAATCCATTTTACAATGGGACTATTGTAGGTCTGATGAATACCCAGATGACAATATTAAGGATCATTGTGCAGATTTGaaggatgaatttaaatCAGTTTCGGAGTACCAGAAAATTGTTAGaccacttcttcttttagAATGTTGGCAAGGGTTGTGTTCAGCTCGTGATAGAGGTGATTTCAGGCCTTTTAGTATTATTGTCGGTAATAGAACCGCCGTCTCGGATTTTTACGAGGTTTATGCTTCAGTTAGTAAGAAAAAGCTTCAAGAGTCAAACATTACGGACTCAGATCTCATTGTTTTAGCATATTTTCCCAATAATGTACCAGGTGGTGGATATAAAAATGAAGACTTCAAACATGCCACAGATACTTGTTTGGCAAAGGTGCGTACTTTAAAGAATACTAAAGGAGATAATATTGATTTGACTTTACGTGTACATAGAAACCACAAGTTTGCCAAATTCCTAACTCTCAGATCCGAAATTCATGCAGTAAAAATTATGCAGATGACAACGGTCGAAAGAGAATACACTTCACTGGAAGCTCTTGAGTATTATGATTTAGTGGAACAGATATTAAGGGCAAAACCCACCCCACAAATGGATGTAAGTCAAGCTGAGATTGATTtaataaagaagaaatataACTTGAATTTGTCTCAAGCAGCTGCTATTGTCAATACGGTTCTTAAGGAAggtttttctttgattcaAGGTCCCCctggtactggtaaaaCTAAGACTATTCTTGGGATTGTTGGCTATTTTCTATCTACGAGAAGTTCTCTACCCTCAAATGCTATTAAGACACCAGGTGCGGATTCATCGAATATGACTACAGATCAGCTCTTGAAGAAGCAAAAAGTTTTGATCTGTGCTCCCAGTAatgctgctgttgatgaaattgttttgCGTTTAAAAGAAGGTGTTTGTAACAAAGAAGGTATGCTTTTCAAGCCGAATATAGTGAGAGTTGGTAGATCAGATGCTGTCAATGCAGCtattaaagattttactttagaagaattggtgGACAAGCAAGTATCCCAGAAGAATTACGAATTCTCGAAGAATCCAGAgttagagaagaaatttaaCGAAGCCGTTCATAAGAGAAGAGAACTTCGTGCTAAACTTGATGCTGAAAACGGCACGCCTACTAGTACCATGTCTACCGAAGATATTGCCAATTTGCAGTTAAAGATTAGAGAGTTGAGTAGGCAACTGAATGAATTAGGTAGAGAAAGAGATCTAAtgagagaaagaaattcGGTCAACTATAGAAATCGAGATCTGGACAGGCGTAACGCTCAGGCACGTACCTTAGCAAAAAGTGATATTATTTGTTCCACTCTCTCTGGTTCGGCTCATGATGTGCTTTCTTCACTTGGAGTCAAATTTGATACAGTCatcattgatgaagctTGTCAGTGTACTGAATTATCCTCTATTATACCTTTGAGGTATGGTGGTAGGCGTTGTATCATGGTCGGTGATCCTAATCAGCTGCCCCCTACTGTGCTGTCTGGAGCCGCAAGCAGTTTCAAATATAACCAATCACTTTTTGTGCGTATGGAAAAGAACATAACGCCCTATTTGTTGGATGTACAGTACCGTATGCACTCCTCAATCAGTAAATTTCCTTCTATGGAATTTTACAAGTCAAGGTTGAAAGATGGTCCTGAGGTAGACACTCTAAATCAAAGGCCCTGGCATGAGCTTAAATACTCTCGACCTTACAAGTTTTTCGATATCTTGACTGGTAGGGAACAACAGAGTGCTAAAACGATGTCTTATGTGaatttggatgaaatcAAAGTTGCCATGGAATTGGTGGAATACCTTTTCCATAAATTTGACAAGATTGATTTTACTAGTAAGATTGGTGTTATTTCACCATATAAGGAACAGGCATCGAGGATGAGAAGAGAGTTTCTGTCTCGTTTCGGTGGGACGATCACACGGGAAGTAGATTTTAATACTATCGATGGGTTCCAAGGTCAAGAGAAggaaattattattatatcTTGTGTTCGTGCAGATGATACAAAATCAAGTGTTGGTTTTCTAAGGGACTTCCGTCGTATGAATGTGGCACTAACAAGAGCTAAGACCAGTATGTGGATTTTGGGTCATCAGAAATCTTTGGTTAAGAACAAACTCTGGAATCGTTTAATTACGGATGCACAGCAGCGTGGTTGTATGGAAGTAGCATGTCCTGGTTTTCTCAATTCCAGAAATCATAAAGCACAAGAAACGCTTGAAAAATATAGAGCACGTAATGATCCTTCTTTGCTCAATGATGACTATGATCCATTGGCAAATATGAAACCGGAATCAAAGACTCCATCCAAGAGAAGGAGCGATAATCTAGATGCTCACCCTCGTAAAATGacatttgatgaaaagaagcGTAAAGAAGAGAAGGCTACAGCTACATCACAGaccaagaaaaagaagtCTTCTATATTTGGTGCTCCTAGTATTGCTAATGAGGTAACTTCATCTGGTGCTTATATTAAAGAAAAGGGAAAGCCGGAAACTAGGAAGGAATCTCTTGAtccaaagaagaatagGCATGTCGGTTTTTCAGATAATTTGGAGATTATTCCTAGAGGTGACGACGAGGATGTCGGTGAGTCTCCCCCTGCTGGCAAAcagaaagaaaataaaTCTGGAAGAAGTAGTCCACCACTCCAGAAATCTGATTCCGAtagtgatgaagaggaaaacgACTATACACCGAGACCTCCGGAAGACACTGTCTTACCAGGTGCCAAGAAGCAAAGAAGTGATTTCGAACAGTCTTTTTATGATGACTATCaaccaccagcaccaaaggaaccaattcctttggGCTCAAGAGGTGGCATTCGCGAATATCCTGAGAATATTCCATCGACAAATGGCTCTAACCGACCTGATAGAAATTCTGATCAGCGTCCCCCACATAATGGTTCAGTTTCGGAAAATCGTGCTCCTCTTCAAGGCATGGCATCGCAAGGACCGCAGCACATGCACaaatcaccatcaccatcgaGTTACAATGCTTCACGTAGCAATACTGCTGGTAGTGGTAGATCTGGTGGAAGACACCAGTCATCCAATCCATTTATTCCCAAGAAAAAGCCACATCACAGGTAG
- the ATG23 gene encoding Atg23p (similar to uniprot|Q06671 Saccharomyces cerevisiae YLR431C ATG23 Peripheral membrane protein required for autophagy and for the cytoplasm-to-vacuole targeting (Cvt) pathway) — MALENILRQHAEIVDFLKSLVMVHRRALQDDNLSSQLDGVRRDIYICFNDLCKLNDMLIACDGEIKETVGMLKSSKEKFGKLADKEIKLQDEKKKWSLEFSPLPESKVSIPISSSYRPLLNQYIELVGATNTSLAAEPTTERDEENGFVDRRRLLQSAELLQACHEESIKDIKQLESLLRDFKKDQAFIITELRSNQARIRRETIRIDESIDKIHQSRKKLLNKVGLAIPEAPEFSFLSHRLFNLQLNEDNKKREQEQQDIANHASEFIDMKIRSLQDQLTHKKEDSSNLITQRNLWGECAQLVKELEDRLSTALTSKDGLPSGQIKNWLKKTIADLNTTIAATDSDILITLITDEKEVIEKALVEISGETAQPLNIPKKNRYQASPSHSHSSPPFLVASKSPPKIGITDKTVDPATDANDIELENMEFAKGKSDKRD; from the coding sequence ATGGCACTAGAGAATATACTGCGGCAGCACGCAGAAATTGTGGATTTCCTGAAAAGTCTTGTTATGGTCCACAGACGTGCATTACAGGATGACAATTTATCATCTCAATTAGACGGTGTAAGAAGGGATATCTATATATGTTTTAACGATCTATGCAAATTGAATGATATGCTAATTGCTTGTGACGGTGAAATCAAGGAGACGGTGGGAAtgttgaaatcttcaaaggaaaaatttggtaaattagCCGACAAGGAGATtaaattacaagatgagaagaaaaaatggTCACTCGAATTTTCACCACTACCAGAATCGAAAGTATCGATACCTATCAGTTCAAGTTATAGGCCGTTGCTTAATCAGTATATCGAGCTTGTTGGTGCCACGAACACCTCGTTGGCGGCGGAACCAACCACAGaaagagatgaagaaaatggatttgTAGATAGACGTCGATTACTGCAATCAGCAGAGCTATTGCAAGCATGTCATGAAGAATCGATTAAAGATATCAAACAGTTAGAGTCACTACTGAGAGATTTTAAAAAGGATCAGGCTTTTATAATCACGGAATTAAGATCCAACCAGGCCAGAATACGACGTGAAACCATCAGAATCGATGAATCTATTGATAAAATACATCAATCCAGGAAAAAATTGCTCAATAAAGTAGGACTAGCCATACCAGAAGCTCCAGaattttccttcttgagCCATAGACTGTTCAATTTACAACTGAATGAAGATAATAAGAAGAGGGAACAAGAGCAACAAGATATCGCTAACCATGCTTCTGAATTTATAGATATGAAAATTCGCTCTTTACAGGATCAGTTAACTCACAAGAAGGAGGATTCTTCGAATTTGATTACTCAAAGGAACCTTTGGGGCGAATGTGCTCAATTGGTGAAGGAGTTAGAAGACCGGCTGAGTACTGCTCTAACCAGTAAAGACGGCTTGCCTTCTGGTCAGAttaaaaattggttaaaaaaAACCATCGCTGATTTAAACACGACCATTGCTGCTACTGACAGCGATATCCTAATTACTCTCATCAcagatgaaaaagaagtaATTGAAAAGGCACTTGTGGAAATTTCAGGTGAAACTGCACAACCTCTTAATATACCAAAGAAGAATCGCTATCAAGCATCACCATCACATAGCCATTCAAGCCCACCTTTTCTAGTGGCAAGTAAATCACCACCCAAGATTGGGATCACCGATAAAACTGTAGATCCAGCAACTGATGCTAACGACATCGAACTGGAAAACATGGAATTCGCCAAGGGTAAGTCTGATAAACGAGATTAA